Proteins from one Cryptomeria japonica chromosome 4, Sugi_1.0, whole genome shotgun sequence genomic window:
- the LOC131027282 gene encoding GRAS family protein RAM1-like: protein MSGHLNELSQAGNSPTVNNISVPGEQYCNEMLPNKDILSSEQTMNCEGSGRVSLCAKDSSDREALHRQEETGLEEEKEMELIQLLLESAQTISEGKYDHAAGLVSKCEDLSCQMGNPTQRLGYYISDALKDRIEHESLGMLNNAAKPVLDFAFNIESESDKNEFCSLIAYYNRVLLYVKVIQFTSVQAIIDVVGNEKKIHVIDLGIRSGSHWTVLMEYLAHRSVSSSLHTLELLRITAVGMNAEELRKTGKRLHDLAKSYAIPLSYNMVEIASIEEIKEGLFTVKSGEELAVYAPVVLRSLLYDPVLMDNVLSVIKKLRPRIIVNVEIEAQHNSPSFANRFSEVLSHYMAYFDLLDVTLPDRIDLKRVKLEEIITASHIRNIIVYEGKERSVRHVRTDEWRCLIIKAGFREKGFSFQAMYQARLLLGEHASGEYYTLEADGHAIIVKWKGTPLFAISAWDGIK, encoded by the coding sequence ATGTCAGGGCACTTGAACGAACTTTCTCAAGCAGGGAATTCCCCGACTGTGAATAATATTTCCGTGCCAGGAGAACAATATTGTAATGAGATGCTACCAAATAAAGATATTCTGTCGTCCGAGCAAACCATGAATTGCGAAGGATCTGGGCGCGTAAGTTTATGCGCTAAGGATAGCTCCGATCGAGAGGCTCTGCATCGACAGGAAGAGACTGGGCTGGAGGAAGAGAAAGAGATGGAATTGATTCAACTTCTGCTAGAGTCTGCACAAACGATAAGCGAGGGGAAATATGATCACGCTGCTGGACTAGTGAGTAAATGCGAAGATTTGTCTTGTCAGATGGGGAATCCCACACAAAGGCTCGGCTATTATATCTCCGACGCCCTGAAGGATAGAATCGAACACGAGAGTCTCGGCATGTTAAACAATGCAGCTAAACCAGTCCTAGATTTTGCCTTCAATATAGAGAGTGAATCTGACAAAAATGAGTTTTGTAGTCTCATTGCTTACTATAATAGAGTTCTGCTCTATGTCAAAGTGATACAGTTCACATCTGTGCAGGCAATCATAGACGTCGTGGGGAATGAGAAGAAAATTCATGTAATTGATCTAGGGATACGAAGTGGGTCGCACTGGACAGTACTGATGGAGTATCTTGCACACAGATCTGTTTCCTCTTCTCTCCATACGCTTGAGCTTCTCAGAATTACAGCAGTTGGGATGAATGCGGAAGAGCTTAGGAAAACCGGAAAAAGGCTTCATGACCTGGCTAAATCTTACGCGATTCCATTATCTTACAACATGGTGGAGATCGCAAGCATAGAGGAGATTAAGGAAGGTTTATTCACCGTTAAATCTGGTGAGGAGTTGGCAGTTTATGCTCCAGTTGTTCTGAGAAGTTTGTTATATGACCCCGTTCTTATGGACAATGTCTTAAGTGTTATCAAAAAACTGAGGCCAAGGATAATAGTCAATGTTGAAATAGAAGCGCAGCATAATTCTCCTTCTTTTGCAAATAGATTCAGCGAGGTGCTTTCCCATTACATGGCGTATTTTGATCTTTTGGATGTTACCTTACCAGACAGAATTGATCTTAAGAGGGTGAAGCTTGAAGAAATAATTACTGCAAGTCATATAAGGAATATAATAGTCTATGAGGGGAAGGAGAGGTCCGTTAGGCATGTTAGAACAGATGAGTGGAGGTGCTTGATCATTAAAGCTGGGTTCAGAGAAAAGGGCTTCAGCTTTCAAGCTATGTATCAGGCTAGATTGTTATTAGGAGAACATGCTTCGGGAGAGTATTATACTCTGGAGGCCGATGGACATGCCATAATTGTAAAGTGGAAAGGAACACCATTATTTGCAATCTCGGCATGGGATGGTATCAAATGA